A genomic window from Chrysoperla carnea chromosome 3, inChrCarn1.1, whole genome shotgun sequence includes:
- the LOC123296498 gene encoding E3 ubiquitin-protein ligase HECTD1 isoform X5, with amino-acid sequence MADVDPETLLEWLNMGQGDERDMQLIALEQLCMLLLMSDNVDRCFESCPPRNFLPALCRIFLDECAPDSVLEVTARAITYYLDVSAECTRRIVAMEGAVRAICSRLAVAETASRTSRDLAEQCVKVLELICTREAGAVFDAGGLHCILSFIKDNGSRVHKDTLHSAMTVVTRLCGKLEPADASLLSCVRSLSTLLRHDDNYVAEGALRCFASVADRFTRRGVDPAPLAQHGLVDELLIRLSNAGGVNVGAGGTSGGNQGTPGKIAPPGATSSAPSNESKVTAASISTTISLLSTLCRGSPSITHDLLRSELPDAIEKALKGDERCALDCMRLVDLLLVLLFEGRRALGRPHIGTSNSMQLLPRLRRLDSAAEKTHRQLIDCIRSKDTDALIEAIDTGGIDVNFMDDVGQTLLNWASAFGTQEMVEFLCDRGADVNKGQRSSSLHYAACFGRPGIARVLLRHGANPDLRDEDGKTPLDKARERVDEGHREVATILQSPGEWMVASERSHKRSGSESETGEESGENNEPRGDPEMAPVYLRALLPVFCHAFQASMLGSVRRGSLGLIRKMVHYIQPNQLVELCSPESPTHTVATSLVEVIAVVLDNEEDEDGHLVVLSIISDLMAKAQDIFLDHFARLGVFSKVQALAGPLDSPEIKDSPEITIEDQNEASSTSAIGSLANQEDAKEILPGKAYHWRDWSICRGRDCLYVWSDAAALELSNGSNGWFRFILDGKLATMYSSGSPEGGTDSSENRGEFLEKLQRARAAVKPSGGSQPILSRIGSTRLVVGNWALTSRKEAELHIHNCDGQQQATILREDLPGFIFESNRGTKHSFTAETSLGPEFAGGWANKKGKRLRSKAEALKQKVHQEALNIYNTYFKVAQSQPRGVVAKLGNIVAQMERACQKQSQGGKIWKELLQEALYELRQLLHEEGVVSAYEMHSSGLVQALLALLSTNYWDHGLRSHKSNKYQKQRVQVFKECFSNETDSISILVHKLIAVLESIEKLPIYLYDTPGSGGYGLQILTRRLRFKLEKASGESTLIDRSGRSLKMEPLSTVAQLERYLLKMVAKQWYDFERGTFQFLKKLKESKYQQFHHQHDFDENGLIYFIGTNGKTSPEWVNPGQYGLVMITSSEGRNLPYGRLEDILSRDMSALNCHTNDDKRAWFAIDLGMYIIPTCYTLRHARGYGRSALRNWLFQMSRDSINWTTLYTHTDDITLNEPGSTGTWPIDIPADEKQGWRHVRIQQYGKNASGQTHYLSLSGFEIYGQVVSVCEDLGKVAKEVEANLRKQRRLLRTQMLKHIQPGAKVVRGIDWKWRDQDGSPPGEGTITSELHNGWVDITWDHGGSNSYRMGAEGKYDVKLAPSYDIDDGTSTKTTIIPGSKSKENKEKQSVLTSRKSSSTPSLPDATENQIKTSVASTDQAASADNLAAKQAAEAIAESVLSVARAEAVVAVGSEGSQASNNQAELSVVVHALRDPHNDLSSINNSSISGDLATIVESLSLSDTKCSQQTNNHNILRKQSSMGGGTTVDDNKPHSSSNDGGKYSFASITSSNFNKRGNKISNSGSSSTTQQSITSHNFVEAVEALDKIRETGTTDLLRNNTNNFLSSEMLPSTVLKATTQPANSIGLMTTLTPSVRISMAGTGGSGGTTTEITDNNDEKSTRKPTRKFFTDSDENPDSKSARKFFTSPDIHSKDACDKEDVEITNSNNARNSSNCPIVVTNPMSVSVPNLTSTESTSQIEPSATAGLLETFAAMARRRTLGAVNSGTVSNVNANNVNNGMITNVSNNQNACGNTLFPRGPSSVSSLVRLALSSNFPSGLLSAAQSYPSLSSGNAATGVATVASSGGGGVGAQGSQAVGSLGQALTMSLTSTSSDSEQVSLEDFLESCRAPTLLAELDDDDEMGDDDENDDDENEDDADYEEVMVSRNLLSFMEEEGGSCYETRSGKRRSWDDEFVLRRSFSALIPAFDPRPGRTNVNQTTDLEIPSPGSEQMSDNAENELIPQPRLQLILRGPNLPGIPDVEIELSDSTWTIFKSVQELIQLAELGSKQEKLRRIWEPSYVIIYREIKDDNNENEEGRTTPVVTLFSRSGSGSVAGTTLSPGTPVPGTPSVSSCTVEDVLQLLRHLYVITTSSEVYSENLRSELLLNTTVSSSRDLSPEEFMSKKLTNKLLQQIQDPLVLSSSSLPTWCEELNQSCPFLFPFETRQLYFNCTAFGASRSIVWLQTQRDVTLERQRAPGLSPRRDDPHEFRVGRLKHERVKVPRGDDLFEWAFQVMKVHSDRKSILEVEFIGEEGTGLGPTLEFYALVAAEFQRRDLGMWICDDETDYMQQSIDLGEGTKPPGYYVRRSTGLFPAPLPQNSDICDNVIKYFWFLGVFLAKVLQDNRLVDLPLSHAFLKLMCHGEIRNNVNERIGLVSLRRDIEDDVMTSSLISEESEKELELDPPKVNPESDRTSAAWYQGILGQEDLFEIDPIRATFLKQIHDIVQRKLKIMQDNSLSTETKLHQIQNLSLNTPSGPILLEDLALTFTYSPSSRIFGFTSVELVENGADIEVNIDNVEEYSDLTTAFSLDKGISRQLDAFHRGFSTVFPIEKLSAFSPEEIRIMLCGDQNPKWTREDLLNYTEPKLGYTRDSPGFQRFINVLVDMTPEERKAFLQFTTGCSSLPPGGLANLYPRLTVVRKVDAGEGSYPSVNTCVHYLKLPDYPTEELLKERLIAATREKGFHLN; translated from the exons ATGGCAGACGTGGACCCGGAGACATTGCTTGAATGGCTTAACATGGGCCAAGGCGATGAACGGGATATGCAACTTATTGCACTTGAACAACTATGTATGCTGCTCTTAATGTCGGATAATGTTGACCGAtgttttgaaag ttgccCACCACGTAATTTTTTGCCAGCTCTGTGTCGTATATTTTTGGATGAATGTGCGCCAGACTCTGTATTGGAAGTAACAGCTCGTGCGATTACCTACTATTTAGATGTATCCGCAGAATGTACTCGACGTATTGTTGCTATGGAAGGGGCTGTACGTGCCATATGCTCCCGCCTTGCTGTTGCTGAAACTGCATCACGCACTAGCCGAGATTTAGCTGAACAATGTGTTAAAGTATTGGAATTAATTTGTACTAGAGAAGCTGGAGCTGTTTTTGATGCTGGAGGACTACATTGTATTCTTAGTTTTATTAAAGATAAtg GATCTCGAGTTCATAAAGATACATTACATTCAGCTATGACCGTTGTAACACGTTTATGTGGTAAATTAGAACCAGCAGATGCATCTTTACTGTCATGCGTCCGAAGTTTAAGTACTTTGTTACGCCATGATGATAATTATGTTGCTGAAGGTGCACTACGGTGTTTTGCATCTGTTGCTGATAGATTTACACGACGTGGAGTTGATCCAGCACCATTAGCTCAACAtg ggTTGGTCgatgaattattaataagatTATCGAATGCGGGTGGAGTAAATGTGGGAGCTGGAGGTACAAGTGGAGGAAATCAAGGTACACCAGGTAAAATAGCACCACCTGGAGCAACATCGTCAGCACCTTCAAATGAATCAAAAGTGACTGCAGCTTCTATTTCTACAACAATTAGCTTATTATCAACACTCTGTCGTGGCTCACCCAGTATTACACAT GATTTATTAAGGTCTGAATTACCTGATGCCATTGAAAAAGCATTAAAAGGCGATGAACGTTGTGCTTTGGATTGTATGCGTCTTGTAGATTTGTTGTTAGTGTTATTATTCGAAGGGCGACGTGCTCTTGGACGTCCACATATTGGTACATCCAATTCAATGCAATTACTTCCACGATTACGACGTTTAGATTCAGCTGCAGAAAAAACACATAGACAATTGATTGATTGCATTCGCTCAAAAGACACTGATGCATTAATTGAGGCTATCGATACTGGTGGTATTGATGTGAATTTTATGGATGATGTGGGTCAAACTTTACTTAATTGGGCATCGGCATTTGGAACCCAAGAAATGGTTGAATTTCTTTGTGACAGAG gtgctGATGTGAATAAAGGACAACGCAGTTCATCTCTACATTACGCTGCATGTTTTGGACGGCCAGGAATAGCTCGTGTGTTATTACGTCATGGTGCAAATCCAGATTTACGAGATGAGGATGGCAAAACACCTTTAGATAAAGCTAGAGAAAGAGTCGATGAAG GCCATCGAGAAGTAGCTACAATTTTACAATCTCCAGGTGAGTGGATGGTGGCTTCCGAACGTAGCCATAAACGATCTGGTTCAGAATCAGAAACAGGTGAAGAAAGTGGTGAAAATAATGAACCAAGAGGTGATCCTGAAATGGCACCAGTGTATTTACGTGCATTATTACCCGTATTTTGTCATGCTTTTCAAGCGAGTATGTTAGGATCGGTTAGACGTGGAAGTTTAGgattaattagaaaaatggtACATTATATTCAACCTAATCAATTGGTGGAGTTATGTAGTCCAGAATCACCTACACATACTGTCGCTACATCATTAGTAGAAGTAATCGCTGTTGTTTTAGATAATGAG gaAGATGAAGATGGACACTTAGtagttttatcaataatatccGATTTAATGGCAAAAGCACAAGATATATTCTTAGATCACTTCGCTCGGCTTGGTGTATTTTCAAAGGTTCAAGCTTTAGCCGGTCCATTGGATTCACCAGAAATTAAAGATTCACCTGAAATAACTATTGAAG ATCAAAATGAAGCATCATCAACAAGTGCAATAGGTAGTTTAGCCAATCAAGAGGATGCAAAAGAAATATTACCTGGTAAAGCATATCATTGGCGTGATTGGAGTATTTGCCGTGGACGTGATTGTCTATATGTATGGTCAGATGCAGCTGCTTTAGAATTATCAAATGGATCCAATGGTTGGTTTAGATTTATATTGGATGGTAAATTAGCAACAATGTATTCTAGTGGATCGCCAGAAGGTGGAACTGATAGTTCAG AAAATCGAGGAGAATTCTTAGAGAAATTACAACGCGCTCGAGCTGCGGTCAAACCGTCTGGAGGTAGTCAACCAATTTTATCTCGTATTGGATCTACACGCCTTGTAGTTGGAAATTGGGCGTTAACAAGTAGAAAAGAAGCCgaattacatatacataattgTGATGGACAACAGCAAGCCACCATTTTACGTGAAGATCTACCAGggtttatttttgaatcaaatcGTGGTACTAAACATTCATTTACAGCTGAAACTAGTTTAG gACCTGAATTTGCTGGTGGGTGGGCAAACAAAAAAGGCAAACGTTTACGTTCAAAAGCTGAagcattaaaacaaaaagtccACCAAGAagcattaaatatatataacacatactTCAAAGTAGCTCAATCACAACCACGTGGTGTTGTAGCAAAATTAGGTAATATTGTTGCACAAATGGAACGTGCTTGTCAAAAACAAAGTCAAGGTGGTAAAATATGGAAAGAATTATTACAAGAAGCATTATATGAATTACGTCAATTATTACATGAAGAAGGTGTTGTTAGTGCATATGAAATGCATAGTTCTGGTTTAGTACAAGCATTACTTGcattattatcaacaaattatTGGGACCATGGATTACGTTCtcacaaatcaaataaatatcaaaaacaacGTGTCCAAGTGTTTAAAGAATGTTTTAGCAATGAAACTGATTCAATATCAATATTAGTCCATAAATTAATCGCAGTTTTAGAAAGTATAGAAaaattacctatttatttatatgatacaCCTGGATCCGGGGGCTATGGTTTACAAATATTAACACGTAGATTAcgatttaaattagaaaaagcaTCTGGCGAAAGTACATTAATTGATCGATCTGGTCGTAGTTTAAAAATGGAACCATTAAGTACTGTTGCACAATTAGaacgatatttattaaaaatggttgCAAAACAATGGTACGATTTTGAACGTGgtacatttcaatttttgaaaaagttaaaagaaTCTAAATATCAACAATTCCATCATCAACATGATTTCGATGAGAatggtttaatatattttattggaactaaTGGTAAAACTAGTCCCGAATGGGTGAATCCAGGTCAATATGGCTTAGTTATGATTACAAGTTCTGAAGGAAGAAATTTACCATATGGACGTTTAGAAGATATATTATCTAGAGATATGTCAGCATTAAATTGTCACACAAATGATGATAAACGAGCATGGTTTGCGATTGATTTAGGAATGTACATAATACCTACTTGCTATACATTACGGCATGCTCGTGGATATGGTCGGTCAGCTTTACGAAATTGGTTATTCCAAATGTCTCGTGATAGTATTAATTGGACAACGCTTTACACCCACACAGATGATATTACCTTGAATGAACCTGGATCCACTGGAACATGGCCTATTGATATACCTGCGGATGAGAAACAAGGATGGCGACATGTACGTATTCAACAATATGGTAAAAATGCATCAGGACAAACACATTATTTAAGTTTATCAGGATTTGAAATATATGGACAAGTAGTGAGTGTTTGTGAAGATTTAGGTAAAGTAGCGAAAGAAGTTGAAGCAAATTTACGAAAACAACGACGTTTACTTCGTACACAAATGTTAAAACATATACAACCTGGTGCAAAAGTTGTTCGTGGTATTGATTGGAAATGGCGTGATCAAGATGGTTCACCTCCAGGTGAAGGCACTATAACTAGTGAATTGCATAATGGTTGGGTTGATATTACATGGGATCATGGTGGTTCAAATTCATATCGAATGGGCGCTGAGGGTAAATATGATGTTAAACTTGCTCCTAGTTATGATATTGACGACGGTACTTCAACAAAAACTACCATAATTCCAGGTAGTAAGAGTAAAGAAAATAAGGAAAAACAGAGTGTATTAACCAGCCGTAAATCAAGTTCAACTCCCAGTTTACCAGATGCAActgaaaatcaaattaaaacgtCTGTTGCATCAACAGATCAAGCTGCATCTGCTGATAATTTAGCAGCAAAACAAGCAGCAGAAGCAATTGCTGAAAGTGTATTATCTGTAGCACGTGCAGAAGCTGTTGTTGCCGTTGGATCTGAAGGTTCTCAGGCAAGTAATAATCAAGCAGAGCTCTCAGTTGTTGTACACGCTCTCCGTGATCCACATAACGACTTATCATCAATCAATAATTCATCAATTTCCGGAGATTTGGCTACAATTGTTGAAAGTTTATCTTTATCCGATACTAAATGTTCACAACAaacaaataatcataatatactCCGAAAACAATCGAGTATGGGTGGTGGAACAACTGTGGATGACAATAAACCTCATAGCTCATCAAATGATGGTGGAAAATATAGTTTTGCATCGATTACATCATCTAACTTTAATAAGCGtggtaataaaatatcaaatagtgGTTCTAGTTCAACAACTCAACAATCGATAACTAGTCACAATTTTGTTGAAGCTGTTGAAGCATTAGATAAAATTCGTGAAACTGGTACAACTGATTTATTAcgtaataatacaaataatttcttatcAAGTGAAATGTTGCCTTCAACAGTATTAAAAGCTACAACACAACCCGCAAATTCAATTGGGTTAATGACAACGTTAACACCATCTGTACGAATTTCTATGGCAGGAACTGGCGGAAGTGGTGGTACCACAACTGAAATAACAGATAACAACGATGAAAAATCTACTCGAAAACCTACACGAAAGTTCTTTACAGATAGTGATGAGAATCCTGATTCAAAGTCAGCTCGTAAATTTTTCACAAGTCCAGATATTCATTCAAAAGATGCGTGTGATAAGGAGGATGTTGAAATTACGAATAGTAATAACGCAAGAAATAGTTCAAATTGTCCAATAGTTGTTACAAATCCTATGAGTGTTAGTGTACCTAATCTAACATCAACCGAAAGTACAAGTCAAATAGAACCATCCGCCACAGCTGGattattagaaacatttgcagCAATGGCCCGTAGACGAACATTAGGAGCTGTGAATTCAGGCACCGTTTCTAATGTTAATGCAAATAATGTAAACAACGGAATGATAACGAATgtttcaaataatcaaaatgcATGTGGAAACACATTATTCCCACGTGGACCAAGTTCTGTATCAAGCTTAGTTCGTTTAGCGTTATCAAGTAATTTTCCAAGTGGTTTGTTAAGTGCAGCTCAAAGTTATCCAAGTTTGTCCAGTGGTAACGCAGCTACAGGTGTTGCAACGGTGGCAAGTTCTGGTGGTGGAGGAGTGGGTGCTCAAGGATCTCAAGCTGTTGGTAGTTTAGGTCAGGCACTCACAATGAGCCTAACATCAACTAGCAGTGATAGTGAACAAGTATCTCTAGAAGATTTCCTCGAATCATGTCGTGCACCAACTCTGTTAGCTGAGTTGGATGACGATGATGAAATGGGTGATGATGATGAAAACGATGATGACGAAAATGAAGACGATGCTGATTACGAAGAAGTAATGGTGTCACgtaatttattatcattcatGGAAGAAGAAGGTGGAAGTTGTTATGAAACTCGATCGGGAAAACGACGATCATGGGATGATGAATTTGTTTTACGTCGATCTTTTTCAGCGCTAATTCCTGCATTTGATCCACGACCTGGACGAACTAATGTTAATCAAACGACTGATTTGGAAATTCCATCACCTGGCTCAGAACAAATGAGTGATAATGctgaaaatgaattaattccACAACCTagattacaattaatattacgCGGTCCAAATTTACCTGGTATACCTGATGTTGAAATTGAATTATCAGATTCAACATGGACAATATTTAAATCTGTAcaagaattaattcaattagCTGAATTAGGATCTAAACAAGAGAAATTAAGACGAATATGGGAACCTAGTTAtgt GATAATATATCGAGAAATTAAAGATGATAACAATGAGAATGAAGAAGGCCGAACTACACCAGTTGTTACATTATTTTCACGAAGTGGTAGTGGAAGTGTCGCAGGTACTACTCTATCACCTGGCACTCCAGTTCCTGGAACACCATCCGTATCTAGTTGTACTGTAGAAGATGTTTTACAATTGTTACGACATTTATATGTAATTACCACCTCTTCCGAGgtatattcagaaaatttacgttccgaattattattaaatactacaGTATCATCATCTAGAGACTTATCACCAGAAGAATTTATgagtaaaaaattaacgaataaattattacaacaaatccaAGATCCATTAGTGTTATCTAGTTCAAGTTTACCAACTTGGTGTGAAGAATTAAATCAATCATGCCCATTCCTATTTCCTTTTGAAACACGACAATTATACTTCAATTGTACAGCATTTGGAGCATCAAGAAGTATTGTTTGGCTACAAACACAACGAGATGTTACATTGGAACGACAACGAGCACCTGGTTTATCACCAAGACGAGATGATCCACATGAATTCCGTGTAGGTCGATTAAAACATGAACGTGTCAAAGTACCTCGAGGTGATGATTTATTCGAATGGGCTTTCCAAGTAATGAAAGTACATTCTGATCGTAAATCAATATTAGAAGTTGAATTTATCGGTGAAGAAGGTACAGGACTTGGTCCAACTTTAGAATTCTATGCATTAGTAGCTGCTGAATTTCAACGTCGTGATTTGGGTATGTGGATATGTGACGATGAAACTGATTATATGCAACAATCAATTGATTTGGGTGAAGGTACAAAACCACCTGGATATTATGTTCGTCGTTCAACTGGTCTATTCCCAGCACCACTCCCACAAAATTCAGACATATGTGATAatgtaataaagtatttttggTTTTTGGGTGTATTTTTAGCTAAAGTTTTACAAGATAATAGACTTGTTGATTTACCTTTATCGcatgcatttttaaaattaatgtgtcATGGTGAAATACGAAATAATGTTAACGAACGTATCGGATTGGTTAGTTTACGACGAGATATTGAAGATGATGTTATGACATCTAGTTTAATATCAGAAGAAAGTGAAAAAGAATTAGAATTAGATCCACCAAAAGTTAATCCAGAAAGTGATCGAACATCTGCGGCGTGGTATCAAGGGATATTAGGACAAGAAGATCTATTTGAAATTGATCCAATACGTGCAACATTCTTAAAACAAATTCATGATATTGTACaacgtaaattaaaaataatgcaggaTAATAGTTTATCAACTGAAACAAAATTacatcaaatacaaaatttaagtttaaatacaCCATCTGGACCTATTTTACTTGAAGATTTAGCTTTAACATTTACATATTCACCTAGTTCACGAATATTTGGTTTTACATCAGTGGAATTAGTTGAAAATGGTGCTGATATTGAAGTGAATATTGATAATGTTGAGGAGTATTCTGATCTCACAACAGCGTTCAGTTTAGATAAAGGCATTTCTAGACAATTAGACGCTTTTCATAGAGGTTTTTCAACTGTATTTcctattgaaaaattatctgCATTTAGTCCAGAAGAAATTCGTATTATGTTATGTGGTGATCAAAATCCAAAATGGACTAGAgaagatttattaaattataccgAGCCAAAATTAGGATATACACGAGATAG tccCGGTTTCCAACGTTTCATCAACGTTCTAGTGGATATGACACCCGAAGAGCGTAAAGCATTTTTACAATTCACAACTGGTTGTAGTTCATTACCACCAGGTGGTTTAGCGAATTTATATCCACGTTTAACTGTGGTGCGCAAAGTAGATGCTGGTGAAGGTTCATATCCATCTGTGAATACATGTGTGCATTACTTAAAGTTACCAGACTATCCAACAgaagaattattaaaagaacGATTAATTGCAGCCACTAGAGAAAAAGGTTTTCatctcaattaa